A region of the Salvia splendens isolate huo1 chromosome 11, SspV2, whole genome shotgun sequence genome:
TATTCCAACAATCCGTCTCCGAATCCCAATTCCACTCAAAGAGAGCATGATTCCTATGGTTTTTATTGCAAATTCCACCATGTGTTTATGCTAAACTCTCTATGTCgttccaagttgtaatctaggctttgtATGGATGTTTCTACACCATTGAATTACCAACAATGTGCTTAATGTTTATACACTATGTTTGGCTAATAATGTGGTGTTGTTCTTTCCtttgctattgtctctttaacatagtttaggaatgcttgattgttggtatgctattgaattagaattgttcaaaggataatttgatagtggattaaggGGGTGATTATAGTAGATGTTTATTTctcccgcgcttccgcaggagttTATTTACATTGAAAATTGGTTCTTAGGTAATTAGGTTATGTGTTCAGCTAATTGTGAACTACTCATCGTGTACACGTTCAGTGTATGTGATTAAGTTGATGTTTTAATCCCTTCATATGTTTCATTGTTAAAGGTGTAGAACAAGACAAGTctagtgagcaacttggagtgacacaTTTTTCCGTTTGAAAAGTCTTTCTTCAGTAAATTTGTAGCTTTATTTTGTCAACaactttcaaaataaaaaatcaaacatttGCATGTTTTTGTATGCTTTTAAGTGTAATCAATCTCTcacctccctgtggatcgacacttgaaatactactactacgtTGTATTCCTGGAGTTTTGTAGTAAACTTGATAACTTGTGTGAACTGGTCTGTCTAGATACTCTAAAATACGCATCAACTAGTCCGCGGATGAGAGCTCGTCCTACTTTTTCTCGCCCGACTTTTTCGCCGCGCCCAATAGCAGACGGCCGCGATGCCCGAGGCGCTAGCCGGTGGCTAGGGCGTGCGTTCGcccgctattgcggatgctcttataaatACTTTTAGTGAACTTGTATCAGTCGAAAAATCAGTTATGAGTTAAACAATTTTTGTTTTCTATATAAATAAAcaattttattcaaaatataaGTAACATACCCTATGTCCTAGTCGAAGTGATACGTTCTTTTttgcatgtgttttgtgaaaatgattataaatagttaaagtggaagaaaagtaaagtaaaagagagataaTGCATATGAGGTTGTCCTCTACATTATTCACTCTGtcactttactctcttttcacttaaattatttattactttgtattattttttcaaaacacgtacgaaaaaaaaatgtgtcacATAGGCTAGGATAGAAGGAGTACATTATGCATAGACAGACATAATTTTCACTATAAGATAACTGAAAACAAATCCGAACAATCAGTTTTTCTGAATATATTCAAAATTGGAAATGAAGAATGATTTGATCAAAATCTCATTATCTATTTGACAATTTCTATTCTCTCCGTTCCGTTCCATTCTACAGTAGTAGAGTTATGTTACCACtttagtacgttccatagtagtggagtcattttcctttttagtaaaagtcaacccATTTCTTCGAACTAACTTTatcctcttttactttattataccTTCATCTTgctacttttttcattttctactttattcttcctttatttaactcacctaacacaatttttcttaatcgcGTGcagaaaagaaatgcctctaaaAACCGCGGTaaggagggagtacttttaATGACATTAAAACAACTTGAACCTCGTTTTCCGATTGCAATATAAATTCGTCAACTTTATATGCGTGAAAATATCTATGCGCGTACGGAACTAGCGACATGGCATGTGGTGGTGGCTTTTCGTCCCCTGGAGGATCTACGTCCTCGAGGGGACTTGATATGCCGCCTTTACATCCACCAGATAACACACACCCCTCGTGAGAGCATCTTTGAGAGGCTTGTTTCACTCGTTGAACGAACTATCTTCATCGGAGAAATTACCAGCATCATATAGATTCGTATAAATAAggaaaatatgaaagagaaaaTGATTAAATACAGAGAGAATGCAGAGGAAAAATGGAACACAACTATTAATTTTCATTACAGATACCAACTTTATAAGCTGGCTAGCTATTACTCTTTGATCCTTAGTTCATTATATTATGAGTAGGAACGAACTCAAATCAAATGaaacacaacaattaatttTCATTATATTCTTGCTAAAATGGATCCAAAAAAGCTCAAGAACATGTCGAATCGTCGAAAAAGAATGTGCGAATCTATACTAAACCTGAGAAGTGGAAGGGTGCAAACCTTGATATATCATCTCATACTACCTCTCCCTTCAAAATCGGGTGTGACCGTCTCCGACTCTCTTACTTGGTTATGAACTGGATGTCCGCACGCTCTTTCAGCCATTCGAGTACTTTTGCTCCCTCGAGTACCTCTTGTACCTGACCAACAAAACATCACTCTTCTTTTCAGGATGAGAAGCTGCAGATTCAAACGTTTATATTTTTCTGATTAcagagtgcagaaaatgaataACATAGTATAGTGACCTGTTCCCGGACTCGTTCCTCATCGTATTCTTGGTTGTGCCGTCTAAACTCATCAATCGAATTCTCAACCTCCTTCACTATCTCGTCTGTTACTATCTGCATCACACCAAATCATAATAACCACATTGAAAACAGCTTGTGCCACACGGGAGGGATTTAAACTGAACTCAACAAAATTTGGAGTCGGAATGTATATATACACTCGCTGTTTTTTAATATGAAAACCCCACCATGTCTACGATAAACATAGGCTAACACCCCCTACACTAATGCTATGATTCACGAGTACTTCATCCATGTTCGATTTCTCAATGTGCCACGTACTTTATCACAACTACACAGATAAACGCATAAAATAGGTTCAAGAAAGAGGAAATTTTTACGACACCTGCAAGTTTTCGCGTTTGAATATGTCACCAACAGCTAGATTCTGCTTGATAATATTCGTTATGTTTTCTCTCTGGTTTTCGAGGAAATCCTTCACTGCCTTGGGACTTGATAGGGCTTCCAGTTGTTTTTCATTGAGTTTCATATTAGCCTGATAAAGTACATAATCGATCCAATGAGTATTTTTTCAATGGAAAACTACTGATGTTCTAAATAACCAGTTAGATTTCCAGCAAGCCTAACCTGAATTTGCAGAAGTTGTGCTCCATAAAGCTGCCTTCCTTGTTCCTCAAACAAAGATGGAGGAATATCGACTTCAACCATCTGAATTGAAGCACAAAATGCATCAGTCTCAGTTCAAATGCATGAGCAAGGATACGACGAGCAGTCTTTAGTAACGAGGACATGAACTGGTCGTGTAACTGCTCTTAGTAGataaccaaataaaaaaaacaaaaaacaatcttttttttacaaaaaaaaagagattacTTTGTGTAACTGATCCAAAATTGCATTGTCTGCAGCTTGCTCTTTAGCTGTTTGCTCCACCTCAAGAAACTTTTGCAGCAATGTTTCCTTAACCTGCATAAAATCAACACTAAATCACGTGTCGTGTGTCCTGTGCAGATAAACAAACCAATTGTAATTTGCTGTATGTGCAAAAGTTCGGTGCAACAACTTGCctcctcaatggtggagcaaCCTGCCAGAATCTTTTCAGCAGTTGCATCATTCAATTCGGGCAGATCTCTGAAGAATAATTCCTTGCAGTCCACCTTAAAAAGAACAAGTAATGAAAGATTAAGCATAGGGAATTACTTCGTGCATACTATTTCCGACATGAAAAATTATATTCATTGAAAATTTGTGAGTGCATCACATCTTATGAACTATGAAATGTTTCAACCACAAAACACCTCTTGATATATTTATCCAGAAATATGGATTGGAAATGTGAACTATGTAAAGTAGAACAACAATATTTACACGGTTTCACATTAGTATATGACTTTTGAAAATCGATTCTAGTCAAGAACTACATACTTTATGTTCACTCAGTCTGCTAAACAATGTACCCAACATAGGTTTTGAGACAGCCATTAAGTACCGTTGAGACTCAGTTACGAAGCGCaataagaaaaatgataatataatcAAACTGATAGGAATCAGCATAAAAAGATACGAGCAAGTGTTCATGGTGCGCGTGATGAAAGAACTAACCGTGAACAGAGCGCGGACACCACGGAGATCTTCTTGTTCCCATGTATCAGGGAATGTATAAGGGAATGTCTTAGTTTCGCCACGTTTTATTCCAGCAATTGAATTCATAAAATCTGGAAGGACTTTATCTTCGTCTTCAGTGTCAAACCGAAATcctgaaaaaatgaaattgcaaaataatataataaaccTTTAATGGATTTGAGGTAGGAATGACTTCCATAATCATCATAGTTAGTACCTATAAGAGAATATGTTAAAATATTGAATGTAAAACTAATTTATAACTCAATGTATACATGGAACTGCCAAATCAAACATCCACTTATTTAAACTTTACAAAACTCTTTCACATTTATGAAGATGCATTCACTCTTTTGCAAAAATCTATACAGTCTACTCTCTCAGAAGGTTAGACATTTGTAGTCAACCTAAACAGAAAAGAATGAAAATTGAACCAAGAAAGCTCATGTTTCCACTCAGTCAGTGAAGCCCCTTTTCTATTGTAAATCAAAC
Encoded here:
- the LOC121753877 gene encoding trigger factor-like protein TIG, Chloroplastic isoform X2, whose amino-acid sequence is MREFTKQAKIPGFRPGKNVPESILISYIGKETVKGATIESILKRTLPHALSSVSGKALEDSIRISTKFSEMENSFSSMKSLRYDIFVDVAPEVKWNPEDGYKNLKVVVEIDKEIDAQTAAEQELRRRHKALGALKIVVDRGLQLGDVAILDISAATIEQDESTAKSIPSAESKGFRFDTEDEDKVLPDFMNSIAGIKRGETKTFPYTFPDTWEQEDLRGVRALFTVDCKELFFRDLPELNDATAEKILAGCSTIEEVKETLLQKFLEVEQTAKEQAADNAILDQLHKMVEVDIPPSLFEEQGRQLYGAQLLQIQANMKLNEKQLEALSSPKAVKDFLENQRENITNIIKQNLAVGDIFKRENLQIVTDEIVKEVENSIDEFRRHNQEYDEERVREQVQEVLEGAKVLEWLKERADIQFITK